In Treponema rectale, a single genomic region encodes these proteins:
- a CDS encoding metallophosphoesterase family protein, translated as MKFLVISDLHGNLDVLDKMDEQFKNADAVLFAGDFTKFGAPETGKPALEKLCKKHDVIFSVIGNCDDPEFIGDIEAADISVQKTLVNHEGLCFAGSGGGSKFTGETANERTDEELLSDFNIIIEQGQAEWNNLIAIMHNPPKDTECDKVAPEVHVGSPLLRKFIDDYKPLAVITGHIHESAGITKTESTTIVNPGALTDGKYAVLEVEKKEGRWSVTNCQLMSL; from the coding sequence ATGAAATTTTTAGTAATCAGTGACCTTCACGGAAATCTTGATGTTCTTGATAAAATGGATGAACAGTTCAAAAATGCAGACGCTGTTCTTTTTGCCGGAGACTTTACAAAATTCGGCGCCCCTGAAACAGGAAAACCGGCTCTTGAAAAACTCTGTAAAAAACATGACGTAATTTTCAGCGTAATCGGAAACTGTGATGATCCTGAGTTTATCGGAGACATAGAAGCTGCTGACATCAGCGTACAGAAAACTCTCGTAAACCATGAAGGGCTGTGCTTTGCAGGAAGCGGAGGCGGAAGTAAGTTCACGGGAGAAACGGCAAACGAACGTACTGACGAAGAACTGCTTTCAGATTTTAACATTATCATTGAGCAGGGCCAGGCTGAATGGAACAACCTTATTGCAATAATGCACAATCCTCCAAAAGATACTGAATGCGATAAAGTTGCACCGGAGGTTCACGTCGGCTCTCCGTTACTCAGAAAATTTATCGATGATTACAAACCTCTTGCCGTCATTACAGGTCATATTCACGAAAGTGCCGGCATTACAAAAACAGAGAGCACAACCATAGTAAACCCTGGCGCCCTTACCGACGGAAAATATGCAGTTCTTGAAGTAGAAAAAAAAGAAGGCAGATGGTCTGTAACCAACTGCCAGCTGATGAGTTTATAA
- the hisC gene encoding histidinol-phosphate transaminase, whose amino-acid sequence MLAKRLENLHPYVPGEQPKDRVYIKLNANENPYPPSRKVTEAVTEAVASHPEKIGLYPDPDANELRSAIAQMLNESGGVLSNSSASIPFKVTPDMIFCGNGSDEVLSFVFYTFFDSDRPIVLPEHTYSFYPVYCGYYDIPMDRVPLKSDWHLDTEKMLADANANDSCTIFANPNAPTGIALSRDEVAQMIRRAPKDKAFIVDEAYCDFAEESCIPLLAEFKNLVIVRTFSKSLSFAGQRLGFIIANPELIKAVFTVKNSFNHFPVDFLTQTAGIASCKDWAYYGENARKVKAERESMTAFLRERGWFVIDSSTNFIFAKKDGLEGEKVYQTVKKAGILIRHFSTPGIEQFVRISIGTKEQMDALKEAMKDL is encoded by the coding sequence ATGCTTGCAAAAAGACTAGAAAATTTACATCCATATGTTCCAGGTGAACAGCCAAAAGACAGGGTTTATATAAAGCTTAATGCCAATGAAAATCCATATCCACCGAGCAGAAAAGTAACTGAAGCTGTAACAGAAGCTGTTGCATCTCATCCTGAAAAAATAGGACTCTACCCTGATCCGGATGCAAATGAACTTCGTTCTGCAATTGCACAGATGCTTAATGAATCCGGCGGAGTTCTTTCTAACAGCAGTGCCTCAATTCCTTTTAAAGTAACTCCTGACATGATTTTCTGCGGAAACGGAAGCGATGAAGTTTTAAGTTTTGTCTTTTACACTTTCTTTGATTCTGACAGACCGATAGTTCTTCCGGAACACACTTACAGTTTCTATCCGGTATACTGCGGTTACTATGACATTCCCATGGACAGAGTGCCTTTAAAATCTGACTGGCATCTTGATACAGAAAAAATGCTTGCCGATGCAAATGCAAATGACAGCTGTACAATATTTGCAAACCCGAACGCACCTACTGGAATAGCCCTCAGCCGGGATGAAGTTGCACAGATGATACGCAGGGCTCCAAAAGACAAGGCCTTTATCGTTGATGAAGCCTACTGTGACTTTGCAGAAGAAAGCTGCATTCCCCTTCTTGCTGAATTCAAGAACCTGGTTATAGTCAGAACGTTCTCAAAATCCTTAAGTTTTGCAGGACAAAGACTCGGATTTATAATTGCAAATCCTGAACTCATAAAAGCTGTATTTACTGTAAAGAATTCATTCAATCACTTTCCGGTGGATTTTTTAACACAGACTGCCGGAATCGCTTCCTGCAAAGACTGGGCATACTATGGAGAAAATGCAAGAAAAGTAAAGGCCGAGCGGGAATCAATGACAGCATTCCTCAGAGAAAGAGGCTGGTTTGTAATCGACTCTTCAACAAACTTCATATTTGCAAAAAAAGACGGACTTGAAGGAGAAAAAGTTTACCAGACCGTAAAAAAAGCAGGCATCCTCATCAGGCACTTTTCTACTCCCGGAATCGAGCAGTTCGTACGCATTTCAATCGGTACAAAAGAGCAGATGGATGCATTGAAAGAAGCAATGAAAGACTTATAG
- a CDS encoding proline--tRNA ligase — MKTSQIPFRTLREAPAEAIIASHQLMMRADLIRKLGNGLYTYMPLGLKAYRKVEGIIKDELNKSGALEFKPTVIVPGEIWKESGRWETMGPQMLKAKNRGDQDMVVSPTAEEAYTAICRAGLTSYKQLPINMYQINTKYRDEIRPRYGVMRGREFNMMDGYTLNANDESLDESYQGYAKAYHRIFKRLGLKVIPVKADTGAMGGSGSEEFMVESPVGDDTLILCPKCGYAANVEKASCRPDPALDDSGKPQAKTDLPFEEVATPNVFSIEDMEKFFGTTSKRFVKALIYRVINSSLDLTGTAGADKLKRVKEGDFEFYPVSYVCVLIRGDLDVNEAKLAGLLKASEVCLADDEEVVAMSGAPHGFVGPVKLNCPIVQDLSVNDMHDAFAGAGKEGFHIKHVEPGRDFTAWKNADVRTVKSGDKCCCEGCDGEYYTTKGNELGHIFKLGKKYTQSMGVTYLDENGKAAVPTMGCYGIGVDRVLASIIESFHDDKGIQWPMSVAPFQVAIVPIKYKDAMKDAADKLYDELTAAGIEVLLDDRDERPGVKFNDMDLLGFPVRITVGDKNLPNVEVKIRNQAEASLVPLTEAGAKVADIVRSALAELNAV, encoded by the coding sequence ATGAAAACTTCACAGATTCCTTTTAGAACCCTGCGGGAAGCTCCTGCAGAAGCTATTATTGCAAGCCATCAGCTTATGATGAGAGCTGATTTGATTCGTAAACTTGGTAACGGACTTTATACTTATATGCCTCTTGGACTTAAAGCCTATCGTAAAGTAGAAGGTATTATAAAGGATGAACTTAATAAAAGCGGTGCCCTTGAATTTAAGCCGACCGTAATTGTTCCTGGAGAAATCTGGAAAGAAAGCGGCCGCTGGGAAACAATGGGTCCTCAGATGCTTAAGGCAAAGAACCGCGGTGATCAGGATATGGTTGTTTCTCCTACAGCAGAAGAAGCTTATACAGCAATCTGCCGTGCAGGTCTTACTTCTTACAAGCAGCTTCCGATCAACATGTATCAGATTAACACAAAGTACCGTGATGAAATCCGCCCTCGCTATGGTGTAATGCGCGGCCGCGAGTTTAACATGATGGACGGTTATACTCTCAATGCAAATGATGAATCTCTGGATGAAAGCTATCAGGGATATGCAAAAGCCTATCACAGAATCTTTAAGCGTCTTGGTCTTAAGGTAATTCCCGTAAAGGCTGATACGGGAGCAATGGGTGGAAGCGGCTCTGAAGAATTTATGGTAGAAAGTCCTGTCGGTGACGATACACTTATTCTCTGTCCTAAGTGCGGTTATGCTGCAAATGTAGAAAAGGCATCCTGCAGACCTGATCCTGCTCTTGATGACAGCGGAAAGCCACAGGCAAAAACAGACCTTCCTTTTGAAGAAGTTGCTACTCCGAATGTATTCAGCATTGAAGATATGGAAAAATTCTTCGGAACTACTTCAAAGCGTTTTGTTAAGGCTCTCATTTACCGCGTAATAAATTCTTCTCTTGATCTTACCGGAACTGCAGGTGCAGATAAGCTTAAGCGCGTAAAGGAAGGTGATTTTGAATTCTATCCTGTAAGTTATGTATGCGTACTTATCCGCGGAGACCTTGATGTAAATGAAGCAAAACTTGCAGGGCTTCTTAAAGCAAGTGAAGTATGTCTTGCTGATGATGAAGAAGTTGTTGCAATGAGCGGTGCACCTCATGGTTTTGTTGGTCCTGTAAAGCTTAACTGTCCGATTGTTCAGGATTTAAGCGTAAACGACATGCACGATGCTTTTGCCGGAGCCGGAAAAGAAGGCTTCCATATTAAGCATGTTGAACCTGGCCGTGATTTTACTGCATGGAAAAACGCAGACGTACGTACTGTAAAATCAGGTGATAAATGCTGCTGCGAAGGCTGTGACGGTGAATATTATACAACAAAAGGAAATGAACTTGGTCACATCTTCAAGCTTGGTAAAAAATATACTCAGAGCATGGGCGTTACTTATCTTGATGAAAATGGAAAAGCTGCCGTTCCTACAATGGGCTGCTATGGAATCGGTGTAGACCGCGTTCTTGCTTCCATTATCGAAAGCTTCCATGATGATAAGGGAATTCAGTGGCCGATGAGTGTTGCTCCGTTCCAGGTTGCCATCGTTCCTATTAAGTATAAGGATGCAATGAAAGATGCGGCAGATAAGCTTTATGATGAACTTACTGCTGCCGGAATTGAAGTTCTTCTTGATGATCGTGACGAACGTCCTGGCGTAAAGTTTAATGACATGGATCTTTTGGGATTCCCGGTACGTATTACTGTAGGAGATAAGAATCTTCCTAATGTAGAAGTAAAAATCCGTAACCAGGCAGAAGCTTCTCTTGTTCCTCTTACAGAAGCAGGAGCAAAAGTTGCAGATATTGTCCGCAGTGCTCTTGCGGAACTTAATGCTGTCTGA